DNA sequence from the Thalassotalea sp. 273M-4 genome:
GAGTGGTTATCTGAACGAGACAAACTTTACCTTGCTGCAATAGCGCATTGATTGTTTATTACTTTAGTATGTCATAAAAACCGAGAGTAAAAACCCGTTTTATGCTCAACTAACAGAAATAATACTCAATGGGGTCGCCATTTGGCTTTGAGGTTCGCACCAACGATAGGCTTCAACCTTGGCGGCAACACAACCACAGCTACCTTCACAGTCGCCACCAACGACCGTTTCAATCTGGCCACGCTGTAGCAACAGCTGTAACATCCCCGATAAAGCTTGTTCTGAGGTGCCAAGCGCTCTGGCAAGCGCTTTGGCGGTCATAATGTCATTAGTGACAAGTTGCGTCTTTATGGCTTCTAGCATTCGCTACTCCATTATTTAGCCACTGATACAGTGTTTTCATTGCCAAGGCTTTATACACTAGGGCAAAAGCAATAATAAAGATCACAATGGCTAAGGTTTGACTCGATAAGAAACTTTCAACTGTCGCTATCTGAT
Encoded proteins:
- a CDS encoding FeoC-like transcriptional regulator, which codes for MLEAIKTQLVTNDIMTAKALARALGTSEQALSGMLQLLLQRGQIETVVGGDCEGSCGCVAAKVEAYRWCEPQSQMATPLSIISVS